The genomic stretch AAGCGCTTGTGGGTCCGGATTTCGAACTGCTCCCGCGAATCCTTGTCTTTGTGCGGCGAGCGCAGGATCGTGTAGATGTTCTTTTCGGTCGGCAGGGGAATCGGCCCCGCGATCTCAGCCCCTGTCCGCTTTGCCGTTTCGACGATCTTCTGCGCCGACTGGTCCAGCATGTTGTGGTCGAAAGCCTTTAACCGGATGCGGATTTTTTGCCTGGACACGCTACCCCTCCTACTCTCTCAGGGCGGTGACCACGCCGGCGCCCACGGTGCGTCCGCCCTCGCGGA from Thermoanaerobacterales bacterium encodes the following:
- the rpsJ gene encoding 30S ribosomal protein S10, whose translation is MSRQKIRIRLKAFDHNMLDQSAQKIVETAKRTGAEIAGPIPLPTEKNIYTILRSPHKDKDSREQFEIRTHKRLIDILEPTPKTVDALMRLDLPAGVDIEIKL